The stretch of DNA TGGCAACCGGCAGCCCTTTCCCAGGTGTCGCGTACCAAGGACGCACCATCCCGATCAGCCAGTGTAACAACGCCTACGTCTTCCCCGGATTGGGCCTGGGTGTGATCGCCTCGGGGTCCCGGCGTGTCACAGACGAGATGTTCCTGGCCGCCGCCAGAGTCCTGAGCGACAGCGTGCCCCCACAGACGGGATTCGATGCGCCCCTCCTGCCGCCGCTTGCAGAGATCCGCGCCCTATCGCGTCGCATCGCGCTGGCCGTGGAACTCGGAGCCCAGTGCCGGGGGCTCGCCCGGCGAACCTCGCTTCGGGAGTGGGAGCAACTGCTGGATGCCAGACAGTGGGAGCCCCGTTATTGCCGCATGCGTCCCCAACGTCGCCCGGCGGATCGACTCTAGGGCGGCCGAGATAGGCCGCCAATTGTTGGGGGGAAGCCGCCGGCCTTTGTCGGTTTCAAGTGCGGCTCACTTATAGTTCGGCACCGCGACACACCCAGGCGTTGATGGAGCAATTGACAACATTGCTGAGTGTTTGGTAATTTCCCCAACATGAAGGCTACTCAACTCCTTCGAAGACGCATTATCTACTCAGCAGAGGCGTTCGCCGAGCTGGTCTTATGGCAAATGCGGAAGCCAGTGGTCGGGTCGGCTCATGACGTCAAATACCGGCTGGCCTATGTGGTGAGAGGTGAATGCGTCCTGCGATACGATAATGAGGTGGGTAAAGGCGACCATCGACACATTGGCGGCAAGGAGAGTACCTACGAATTTACTACCCTTGAACAGCTCGTCGCCGATTTTCAACGCGACATTGCGAGGTGGAACCGTGAAAACCGTGATTCTTGATGTGCGTGCGCCTGCCGAGGCGATGGCCGACTTCGTGCGGGTCGGAAAGACGGGAAAACCCGAGCAAGCGGCACGTATCAGCTTCGCTACCCCTGAACTGTTGTGGGAGGTCTTATCTGCGAAGCGATGGGAACTACTGAAGGCATTGTGCGGCGCGGGCCCAGTGTCGATCCGAGAGGCTGCGCGTCGCGTCGGCCGTGATGTAAAGGCAGTGCATCGCGACGTCACCGCACTACTGAATGCCGGGCTCATTGAGCGAGCCGAGGGGGGCGGTATTGTGTTTCCGTTTGAGATGGTGAAAGTGGAGTTCATGTTGCAGGCTGCCTGAGCGGACAGCCGCAAGCGCAGCTTGCGATTCCCTCCGTCGCTACGCTCCGTCGGCTGCCGTCCACGGTAAGCATTGGATGCCAAGAAATGATATTGAGAATATCCGACGACCTCGGCCGGAAGATCAAGGATCGACCGACCAAGGTCTTGGCTCTTGATGCGAATCGTTACGCCGATTGGTCGACCAGACTGTTTACCGAGAGCCGTGCGCAGTACATCATGATCACCAACAGTGCGTCCTTGTACACGATGATCATGTTCGGCGCCGGGATAAATAATAGCCTCACCTTCACGAGTCGCGTCACGAGCTACATCAGGGAATTTACCCGCGCAGACGGGTTCGAACTGATCTATGAACGGTTCATTTCATCTTCAATGCTTCTCGTGTCGTTCTCTAAGGCCCTGAATCGCCGCGTTACCGGCTCTATGAACGACCTTGAATTTCAGGCCAAGACGATCTTGAACAGGGGGACGGTATCTCCTTGGGACGTCTCCTTCAAGTTGAATGAGATACCGTTTTCCTATCTCATGTACAATCGACCCCGCGAGGCGTTCCAGCAGATGGGGAGTGACAAGTGACCGGCCGGAGAGATTCCCCTGGCCGAGGATGTTCCTGGCCGCCGCCCGGGTCCTGAGCGACAGTGCGCCCCCACAGACGGGATGCGACGCGCCCCTCCTGCCGCCGCTTGCAGAGATCCGCGCCCTATCGCGTCGCATCGCGCTGGCCGTTGAACTCGGAGCCCAGTGCCGGGGGCTCGCCCGGCGAACCTCGCTTCGGGAGTGGGAGCAACTGCTGGATGCCAGACAGTGGGAGCCGCGTTATCGGCCCATGCGTCCCCAACGCCGCCCGGCGGATCGACTCTAGGGCGGACGAGATAGGCCGCCAGTCTGTGTCGGTTTCAAGTGCGGCTTACTTATAGTTCGGCAGCCAGGAAGTCCCGCTACGATCAGAGGAGC from Candidatus Methylomirabilota bacterium encodes:
- a CDS encoding DNA-binding protein — its product is MKTVILDVRAPAEAMADFVRVGKTGKPEQAARISFATPELLWEVLSAKRWELLKALCGAGPVSIREAARRVGRDVKAVHRDVTALLNAGLIERAEGGGIVFPFEMVKVEFMLQAA